In Thermococcus gorgonarius, the genomic window ATGTGGCCCTTCTGGTAGTAGCGCTCCGCTCCACCCTTCATCATTGCTCCTAATGAGCCCATTCCGCGGTACTGCTTATAGCGCCTGCCGTTGATTACGACCTCCTTACCGGGGGCTTCCTTGGTCCCCGCCAAGAGCGAGCCGAGCATTACCGCGTCGGCTCCAGCCGCTATCGCCTTAACTATATCCCCGGAGTAGCGGATCCCACCGTCGGCTATGACATGGAGGCTGTACTCCTGCGCTCTGTCGGCTACGAGCGCTATTGCGGTAACCTGTGGAACACCAACGCCGGCCACAACCCTTGTCGTGCAGATGCTCCCGGGGCCGATTCCGACCTTTACAGCATCCGCAAAGGTGAGGTCGTCAACCGCCTTTGGATTGGCTATGTTTCCGACTATTAAATCGGCATCGACGGCTTTCCTTATCTCTTTCATGGCCTTTATCGCCTTGAGGTTGTGGGCGTGGGCCGTATCAACGACTATGACGTCAGCTCCGGCCCTGTCGAGAGCCTTAGCCCTCTCAAGGTCAAAAGGCCCGACCGCAGCGGCAACTATCAGATCCCCGTTCTCATCTCTAACAGCGTTCTTGTACTTTCTGCGCTTCGCCAGGTCGCTCATCGTGATTATTCCCACGAGTTTGCCGTTCTCGTCAACCACTGGTAGCCTGTCTATCCCCTGCTCAAACATCAGCTGAAGGGCCTCCTCAGCCGTCACGCTCTCGGGAACGGTTATTGGCTCGCCGGTCATAACCTCCCTAACGAGTTTCCCCTGCTTTACCGCTATGTCCTTCTTGCTTATAACCCCTACAACCCTCCCGTCCTCAACTACTGGCAGACCGTCTATATCGTTCTTCTCCATCAGGAACAGTGCGTAGTCAACGGTCTCCTCTGGAGAAATAGATATGACATCCTCGACAATGAAGCGCTCGGCTCGCTTTACTTTTTTTACCTGCTCAACCTGCTCCTGAATGCTCATGTTCCTGTGAATTACGCCGAGGCCTCCTTCTCTGGCCATCGCGACGGCCATCTCCCACTCTGTCACTGTGTCCATCGCCGCGCTGAGAATAGGGATGTTCAACCTTATTCTGGGGGTAATCTTCGTCGAGACGTCAACATCCTTTGGCTCGACTTCGGTGGCCTGCGGTATGAGAAGAACGTCGTCGAAGGTGTAGGCCCTGAGAGCATTAACAAGTTTCTGTTCAAATTTTCCCATATTACCCTACCTCCATGACCCTTTTTGACTCGAAAATGGCAAGGGTTTTTAAGGGTTGTGGCGATAAACGAGGGAGCTTACGTTACTGAAGCGGTTGTCCAGAGCCCCTAACAAGACCCAAGCTTCCAAGAAAGAGATCAAAAATGACCGTGGAAAAAGGCTCTTCAACTTCCTCTGGCTTCGGCCCGGAGGATCAAGAAGAGGAGAATCATGAAGATAGTGATATAGTAGCTCACTCTGAAGGGCAGGACACCGACGAGGCCGAGGGTGTAAGCGGCCGTTAAAATAAGGACGAGAAAGAGGAGCACCCGATAAGCCGTTTTACGCTCCATAGACATCACCACGGGCTCGGGAGCGGCCAAGCTCATCACTCTTCAGCTCAGGATTCCTCCTCATAGCCCCTGTATATCTCGAGACTTCTCCTGGCCCGGGCCCTGGGAATGTGGTGGCCCATTATGGCCACTATTTTATCGGCCTTGGCCTTTCCGTGGTGGAGCATTTTGTTCTCCGTCTTGATCTTCTCGATTTTGAACGTGTAGCCGCCGACCTCGACGACCTCGCCAACGGCGAACTCCTCGTTCCTTGGAACCTTGACGCGGAAGGCCTGAGTTATGCCCTTCGGGAGGTAGATGGACACCTTGATGACCTTTGGATAGGTCAGGCTCTCGCCCCAGAGAGTCTTGACTTCCTCCACCCTAGCCCGATTGACGCGCTTGTTCTCGTCCAGCTCTATACCTGTAATCCGAACCTCATCGTCTTCGGTCTCCACGATGTCTCCCACTTTGATTTCCTCGTCCTCCGGAAGCTCCGCGAAGGTTTTGAAGCTGACCTCATGCTTGCTGACCACGAGGGGGACCTTAATCAGCCTGGGAAGCGTAACGTGCCAGACGTTGCCGCAGTCGTTACATCTCAGCGTTAGCTCCCTTCCCCTCTCCCTTATCACCTCAACGTTCTCGCTACCGCACTCGGGACAGACAAATATCTCCTCCATTTTCCTCACCTGTGGGAGAAAAGGAAAGGAGTTTATAAAGGTGCCCTATACCGGGGCCGGCCTGAATTTGCCGAATCCCAAATGGCAACGGGATTGGCAACTCAGAGCTGGCTTCCCTCCTCGGGGTTCTTGATCTTCAACAGCGGGCAGACCTCCATGCACTCCCTGCAGTGAACGCAGGAATCCCAGTCAACCACTATCTTCTTGCTCTTCTCGTCTATGCTCAGCGCGTTTTCAGGGCATTTTCCAACGCAGACGCCACAGCCAACGCACTCGTAGGCGCGTTTGACGAGGTAATAGGCGCTCCACGCTTCTTCCTCGTTCGGCGCTCTGGCTTTCCTCGTCCCGGTCAGGAACTCAACCTCTCCAGCTTTAACGATGTCCCCCTCAACGGTAACCTCGCCGAGGATCGGGGCGACCTCAAGAAGGCGCTTTTTGTTCAATACCGTGTTGAACTCCAGCTCGTAGCCATCTGGCGTTTCCCTTATCTCAACCCTCACCGGCTCCCAGGAGCGCTCCTCAGGAATTTCAACGCCGAGCTTCCTCGCTATTGACTTCTCACCTTTGCTTAACTTCTTCCAGCGCCAGAAGCCGTAGGTAATCCACTCCTCTGGAAGGTTAAGGCGTTTCCTCCAGTAGTCCAGGGCTTTGAACCACTTCTCCCAGAGTTCGGGCTTTTCCCTCTTGAGCCTCTCGAACTCGGCCAAAGAAGCGCTCGGGCAGAGGAAACAGCCTATCCTGTCAAAGCCCCTCTCGTAGAGCGGGTTGTATGGGAGCTTCCTGCTGAAGATGTAGAGCCAGACCTCTATCGCTCTCCAGTGGAATATCGGCGATGCCCCAATCTCGTTGGGCACCCACTCGTTCCTCCACACGCGGGGCTGCTTAAACCTCTTTATGCTCTCGTACTTCCTCTGGCCGACGAACATGAGGACGCCTTTGGGGTAGTTCTCCTTTATAGCTAAAGTTATCGGGCCGAGCTTAGTAACCTTGCAGCACCAGCGGTAGTCCCTTCCGGGCGGTGAGAAAACGTAGAGGGACCTCCAGAAGGCGTCGCCAGCGTCGGCAACTATGAACCTTATTCCCCTCGGCTCAAGCTCCTTCCTAAGCCTCTCCACATACTCCACCGTCTCGGGGAACTCTATGCCAGTGTTGTTGAAGAAGACTGTAAAGTCTCCTCCGAACTCCTCCAAGGCCAATCCAAGAACGGCTAGGCTGTCCTTTCCACCGGAGAAGGCAACCGCCACAGGGAGGTCGGAGTACTTGCTCGCAACGCGCCTCATGAACTCCCTGCTCTTCACGACCTTCTCTTCCAGCGCTATGCTGTTTGCCCTCAGGACGTCCTCCATTGTGGCCTTTCTGCCCTCGCGGTACATAACCATTTTCTGCCTCTTCGGCTTAACACCTGTTCCCCTCTCGCCCCTGATTAAAGCCTCGTAGTCCTTCTTCGCTATTCCTGTGGCAAAGACCTTGCCGTCCTCTGAGACGAGGATTACTTCATCGTTTACCCTTATGCTTGGGTCAGCTTCAAGGACACCCACAGCCAAAAGGTTCGCGCCCCTCTTTATCGGCTCCACTGCGCCTTTATCGACGATCACCCACTTCTTCATTTTCTTTCCGTAGAGCTTCCAGAGTGCTATTGCACCTTCAACCTTTAGGCCAGCCCTCCACCTGAGCTCGATTGGGTCGAACTTCACGTAGCCAAAGATGTAGCCGTCGACTATGATCTCGTAGGCATCGTCCTCGCTCGGAAGCTTGTTGAGGAGGACAATCTTTCCGTCGAGGACTTTGCTTACATCAACTCCAAAGTGCTCCCTAAAGACCGAGCTGATGAACTCGATGTCCTTTTCAAAAGCAAAACGCAGGTCGCCCGGTGGAGTTATGTCAAGTCTAAAAACCCCCTCTTCTCCATGAACGGCACAGGCATCGCCGATGAGCGGGACGTTGCACTTCTCGCACCAGTTTATGTAAGCCTTACCGAGGAATACGGGCCTTCCCATTTCTCTCACCTGGGACGAGAAGGGGATGGGGGTTTATAAGGTAATAGGACGACCGGAGTTTTCTCCTTCCGGTATTGTCCAACTTTTTCCGAGGGAACGTTTATAAGGAAAAATATTAAAAGAGACATGAAAATTTCCTGGTGGTGATGGTAATGGGCTTCGCCGCTGTTGCACTCCTGATACTGGGCGGCTTTCTTTTGCTGCTGCTGGTGCTTGGAGTGAAGGTCATAAGGCCGTACCAGAGGGGCCTCGTGGAGAGGCTCGGAAAGTTCAACAGGATACTCGATCCGGGAGTCCACTTCATAATCCCATTCATGGAGCGCGTTAAGAAGGTTGACATGCGCGAGCACGTCATCGACGTGCCACCTCAGGAGGTCATCTGCAAGGACAACGTCGTTGTCACAGTCGATGCCGTCGTCTACTACCAGATCCTCGACCCCGTTAAGGCCGTTTACAACGTGAGCAACTTCCTGATGGCGATAATCAAGCTCGCCCAGACGAACCTCCGTGCCATAATCGGTGAGATGGAGCTCGACGAGACCCTCTCCGGGAGGGACATAATCAACGCCCGCCTTAGGGAAGAGCTCGACAAGATAACCGACCGCTGGGGCGTCAAGATAACCCGCGTCGAGATACAGCGCATAGACCCGCCGAAGGACATCCAGGAGGCGATGGCCAAGCAGATGACGGCTGAGAGGGAGAAGAGGGCCATGATCCTCCTCGCGGAGGGTAAGAAGGAAGCGGCCATCAGAGAAGCTGAAGGTCAGAAGCAGGCGGCCATCTTAAAGGCCGAGGGTGAGAAGCAGAGGCAGATACTCATCGCGGAAGGTCAGGCCCAGGCAATAAGAAAAGTCCTCGAGGCGCTCAAGATGGCAGACGAGAAGTATCTCACACTCCAGTACATCGAGAAGCTTCCGGATCTGGCCAAGTACGGCAACCTCATAGTTCCCTACGATACCGAGTCACTGATAGGCCTCCTCAGGATACTCCAGAAGGTCAAGGAGACCCCGATACCTCCTGCACCGCCCAGCAACAAGGAAGAACCCCAGGGGACCGAGGGTGATATGGGTTCTGAAGACGTTGAGAATCTCAAAAAGCTGATGGAGTGAGGGTTATGGAAGCCCTCCCCATTTTTCTCCTCATCCTGGGCCTCCTCATAATCATCCTGGACATGATGGTCACGGCCTTCATAACGCCCATCGGCGTGGCCTTCGCGACCCTGGGCCTTTTCCTAGGTTTCGGCATGAACTTCATGGAGAGCTTCGTCCTGGCCCTGATAGCCGCGGTGATGGCTTACATAGCGGTCGGCAGGTACATCAGGAGGGACGTTGAGGACATCGGCGAGAGGGAGAGGAAGTACACCTTCGACCCCGTCGGGAAGGTCGGGAAGGTCGTTAAAGTCGGGGAGGATCACTACCTCGTGGAGCTCGAAGGGGACAGGTGGATAGCCATCAGCGAGGATGACCTCAAGCCCGGTGATAAAGTGGAGGTCACTGGGGTGGACGGTGTCAAGCTGATCGTGAGGAAAGCTAAGCAGTAAAGTTTTAACCCCCCTTTTTCACTTCCTCCGGTGATCGAATGCATCCTGGAGGGTTTCTTGAAATAATCACCGGCCCGATGTTCGCCGGAAAAACCACAGAACTCATAAAGAGGGTCGAAAGGCAGGCCTTCGCCAAGAGGAAGGTCGCGCTCTTCAAGCCGGCAATAGATACCCGCTATTCTGCCGAAGAGGTTGTTGCCCACAACGGGCTGAGCTACGGGGCCTACGTCGTGCCAACGAACGAAGAAGGAGTGGAGCTAATAAGGGAGATAACCCTTAAGGAGGGCCTTGAGGTCATAGGGATCGACGAGGTGCAGTTCTTTCCGATGAAGATAGTAGAGGTTCTCAACGGTCTGGCAGATGAAGGGGTCTACGTCATAGCCAGTGGATTAAACCTCGACTTCAAGGGCGACCCGTTCCCAGTCACCAAGGAGCTCCTTGTGAGGGCCGACAACATAGTATACCTTACCGCCGTCTGCACGGTCTGCGGAAGACCGGCAACGAGGAGCCAGAGGCTCATTGACGGAAAGCCCGCCCCAAGGAACTCGCCGGTCATACAGGTTGGGGGGAGGGAGAGCTATGAGGCGAGATGCAGGGAACACCACATCGTCCCCGAAGGGTAAGCTGGTCGAGGTAGTCCGCTGCAGGGGGCACGAGAACGTAAAAGCAACTCACCGCTCGACCCTGGAGTTCACGAAGGAGAACTACCTAACGCCAAGGGGGGACTGCATAATCTGTATCTCAGCGGACAAAGGAATAAACGACCTGAGCGAGGAGTTCAGGGCTGCCCTTAAAGAGGGGAGAAAGCTCCTGATCAGGATAAAGGTCGGAGGCCTCGTGGACGAAATAACGGCCGAGGGCAGTCCGAACTTGATACTCGACCACCCCCACTCCATGGTCGTGAGGAAGAGTGACTACATAGACGCGAGGACGCTGGCGATAAGGGCCAACAAGGCAGCGAAAGACATAGACAGAAAGATAATAGAGAAGCTCAGAAATCCCCAGACAGAGGCACTCGTGGAACTAATAATTATCGATTCTGACCCGTGAAGGGGACTCCACGTGAAGCCGCTCCTCTTTTTGGTTCATGCCCGCGCAAGTGGGCATTCCAGTACAGATCTGTTCGCTTTTTGCCTAATAGTAACTCGTCATAAAACGAAAAGCATTAAAAAGCCTGCGAGAATCATCAGGATGGGTGAGAGAAATGGCGAGAGTTGAGATTATAGACACCACATTCAGGGACGCTCATCAGTCGCTCATAGCGACGCGCCTGCAGACGGAGGACATGTTAGCCATAGCTGAGAAGATGGACAGAATCGGATTCTACTCAATGGAGGTCTGGGGAGGGGCTACTTTCGATGTCTGCATCCGCTACCTCAACGAGGATCCCTGGGAGAGGCTTAGGCTGTTGAGGGAGAGCATAAAGAAGACCAAGCTCCAGATGCTCCTCCGCGGTCAGAACGTTGTCGGCTATAAGCACTACCCCGACGACGTGGTCGAAAAGTTCGTGGAGCTGGCCCATAAAAACGGGATAGACATATTCAGGGTTTTTGATGCCCTCAACGACGTCAGGAACATGGAGGTAGCGATAAGGAAGGCCAAGGAAGTGGGAGCGGAGGTTCAGGGTGCAATAGCCTACACGACAGGGAAGGTTTTCACGCTCGAGTACTACATGAAGAAGGTTGAAGAGCTGCTAAAGCTCGATGTCGATGTCATAACCATAAAGGACATGGCTGGCCTTCTGACGCCCTGGAAGGCCTACGAGCTTGTCAGCGAGATAAAGGAGACCTACGGCGTTCCGGTCAACGTCCACACCCACTCCACGACTGGAATGGCGGTTGCGACTTACATGAAAGCCGTCGAAGCTGGAGCGGATTACATAGACACAGCCATAAGCCCGCTCGCCTTTGGAACGGCCCAGCCGGGCATACAAACGGTATGGCACGCCCTTCCTGAGGCCGTTGGCTCTCACCTCGACCGCGAGCTCATCCACGAGGTCTCGCGCTACCTCAAAAAGCTCCTGGACGAGAAGTACTCTGGATTACTCCACAAAGAGGCCCTCATGGTCAACCCCTACGTTCTCAAGTACCAGGTTCCCGGTGGGATGTACTCCAACCTGATAAGCCAGTTAAGGGAGATGAAGGCCCTAGACAGGCTCCAGGAGGTTTTGGAGGAGATACCGCGCGTAAGGGAAGACCTCGGCTGGCCGCCGCTGGTCACTCCAACAAGCCAGATTGTGGGCACCCAGGCGGTTCTCAACGTCCTTTTCGGCAGATACGAGCGCATAACGGAAGAAGTCAGGAACTACATCAAGGGCCTCTACGGCAGGTCGCCAGCGGAGGTAAATCCAGAGCTGAGGAAGCGCGTCCTCGGCGACGAAGAGCCGATAACAGTTAGACCCGGTGAGCTCCTTGAACCCATGCTGGAGAAGTGCAGGGAAGAGCTTGAGAAACTCGGCTACCTCGAGAAAGAGGAGGACGTTCTGACCTACTGCCTCTTCCCACAGATCGCCAAGGAGTTCTTTGAGAGGAGAAAAAGAGGAATAAAGACTTCCCCAATGCCACCGGGTGCTCAAAAGCTCAAGCTCTACGTCAATGGAGTCGAGTTTGAGGTGGGGATTGAGGGCGTTGATTTGAGCGCGCTTAAATACTTGCCCCAAATAGCAGGTTCGGCTCAGACTCACACAACAGCTTCATCCATTGGCACGATGCCAGTTTCTGCCCCAAGTGTTCCTTCGCCTGTTCCCACCCCAGCTCCGGTCGCTCCTGCCGCGCCAGCGGCGCCGACTCCAACTCCAGCTGGCGAAGGCGTCGTCACGGCTCCAATGCCGGGCAAGATTCTTAGAATATTAGTCAAAGAAGGCGAACAAGTAAAGATGGGCCAGGGGCTGCTCATCCTCGAGGCCATGAAGATGGAGAACGAGATTCCAGCGCCAAAAGACGGTGTGGTTAAGAAAATCCTCGTGAAAGAAGGCGACACCGTAAACACGGGCGACCCACTAATGGAGATCGAGTAGCTACTCCTCTTTTCTCCCGTTTATCAGAACTATGTCTTCAAAGAATATGTGTCTCTTAGCGATAACCCTCGCAGTCAATCCGACTTTTTCCAGCCTTTTTAGTGTTTCCTCAACCCCTGTTATCGAGCTCTGGACTATCTGAACGACCCCGCCCGGTTTGAGGTAGTGCGGCACCTCATCTATGAACCTATCTAGGACTTCCCTTCCGCTTTCTCCACCGACGAGGGCCAGATCAATGAGCTGCTCCGGTTCACCGGGCAGGTAGGGAGCGTTGAAGGTTATCAAGTCAAATTCTCCCTCTACGTCCTCGAAGAGGTCACTGAGGCGGAACTCAACATTGTTAATACCGTTCAGTCTGGCGTTTTCTTTGGCCAGCTTTACCGCAATGGGGTTGATGTCAACACCGAGTACATAGCGAGCTTTCCTCGCCATCAAGAGCGCTATCAAACCTGTTCCCGTGCCCATATCAAGGGCAACGTCACCGGGCTTTACGGCGAGATTCTCCGCGAGCAGAAAGGTGTCTTCCGCGGGTTCGTACACCTGTGGGTGGAGCTTGAGCCTCAGGCCTTCATATTCCATGATCATGGTTGATAAAAGGAAAAGAGGGTTTATAGCCATGTCTATTTATTCCGGCCTGTAAAAGCGCTCCTCAAACGTCAGGAAGTCGGCCCATGAGGCGTGGGCAAGGAACTTGTAGCGCAGGTTGGGCCTGTCGTTTTCAAAGGCATCCTTCTTGTGGCTGTACCCCACGACCTCACCCACGAAGAGCGTATGGTCGCCGTAGGTTCTCTTATCCACCACGCGGCACTCGAGGTTGGCTATGGCCTCCTTTATGCTCGGCGTTGAGACCGCCTTTGATGGAACGAGGGTGACGTTCATCTCCCTGAGCTTGGAGGGGCCGCTCTTGGTTCCCGCTATCCACACGTCCCTAAGCATGTCCAGTCCCGGGACGCTAACCACGAACTCCCCGTACCTCTTCACGAGCCCGTGGGTGTAGCGCTTTGGGGATATTGCAACTCCAATCAGGAAAGGCCTGTGAGATAGCACTGTGACCCAGTCAGCGGCCATGACGTCCACTTCTTCCCCCCTTCCGGAGACTATCAAATAGGTCCGCATCGGGTACATGAGGCGATACATGCCTACCACCGGGGACACATACCCGCTGGTTGTTAAAAGGGTTGAGTCCTTCTCAGAATCCGCTACATGCGGAATGAACTTGATAGTGAGGCCGTAGTAGCTGGACACGAAGAAATCTTATGATGAAGTTCTGAACTAATCGGATTCTTTGAAAAAACCAAATTATTACGGAAGTAACGGAATAATCAAGGAGTTCCTCAGGTTTTTAGGCTTTTGCAGGATTTTTCCGAAAAATTTAAATTGACAGTGGCACACATCTCGATGCATCATTCAATACTGAGGTGAACAGATATGAACGAAAAAGTCGTTGTATCTTTGGTCGTTGCCCTGTTAGTGGCTTCAGTGTTAGCAGTTCCAACAACGGCCCAGGGACCAGATATGGTCAAGGTGGTTGTGACCGTGGACAAGGCAAAGTTCAACCCGGCGGGCATACCTAAAATCGGTGGCCACGTGGTTTACCGGTTCAAGCTGATTGACGCGGTGGTTCTCGAAGTTCCGGCAAACGCTATAGGAAAGCTCAAGAAGATGCCGGGCGTTGAGAAGGTCGAGTTCGACCACCAGGCGATTCTCCTTGGAAAACCACCGGGAGCCGGAAAGCCGAAGCCATCACAGCCCGCCCAGACAATTCCCTGGGGAATCGAGCGCGTTAAGGCTCCAGAAGCATGGAGTGTGACCGACGGCTCGACCAACGGCGTTATTCAAGTTGCCGTCCTCGACACCGGTGTTGACTACGATCACCCCGATTTGGCAGCTAACATAGCCTGGTGCGTGAGCACGCTCCGCGGTAAGATCTCCACAAAGCTCAGGGACTGCCAGGACCAGAACGGACACGGCACCCACGTCATTGGAACAATAGCGGCTCTCAACAACGAGATTGGAGTAGTTGGCGTTGCTCCTGGCGTCCAGATTTACTCGATAAGAGTTCTGGACGCGAGCGGAAGGGGCTCATACAGCGACATAGCGATTGGAATTGAGCAGGCCATCCTCGGTCCCGATGGAGTAGCTGACAAGGACGGCGACGGCATCATTGCGGGCGATCCCGACGATGACGCCGCCGAAGTCATAAGTATGTCCCTCGGTGGCTCAGCTGACGACAGCTACCTGCACCAGATGATACAGGAAGCCTACAAGGCAGGGATAGTTATAGTTGCAGCGAGCGGCAACGAAGGCGCTTCAAGCCCGAGCTATCCGGCGGCTTACCCGGAGGTCATAGCCGTTGGAGCTACCGACAGCAGTGACCAGGTTCCGTACTGGAGCAACAGGCAGCCGGAAGTCAGCGCTCCGGGTGTTGACATTCTCAGCACTTACCCGGACGACAGCTACGAGACCCTCATGGGGACCTCTATGGCGACCCCGCACGTCAGCGGTGTTGTTGCCCTCATTCAGGCGGCTCACTACCTCAAGTACGGCACTGTGTTGCCGGTTGGAACCTTTGATGACATGAGCAAGAACACGGTCAGGGGAATACTGCACATTACAGCAGACGACCGCGGGCCAGCAGGCTGGGACGAGGATTACGGCTACGGTATCGTTAGGGCCGACCTTGCAGTCCAGGCAGCCCTCGGTTGACTTCCTTTTTTCTGCCCTTTTTCTGCTTTATATTGCAGAAAAGCCTTGCAGGTTCTCAGAAAGCAGGAAAGAAAAGGAAAATCACTTCTTCCACTCTGTGTAGCCGCAGCGGCCGCAGCTCCAGCGGTCCTTGTGGTTGGCCATGAAAACGCCCGGCCCACAGCGCGGGCAGAACTTGTTCTTCCTGACGACCTTACCGCCCTTGACCTCGTAGAGCTTCCACTTCTGGCTGGTCTTTTTCTTCTTGGCCATCTACACCACCTCACTCCTCCTTCTTTTCGATCAAGCCGTCGCGAAGGAGTATGTACTCGGGCTCGATGTAGAGCATCCTCTCCCTCGTCTCGTAGGCCTTGGCGTAGCCCTTGGAAACGTTGCTTCCAAAGTAGCTCCTGATGTACTGGAGGACGGTCGTGTTCGGGTCGAGGTCGAGCATGGCAGCGAGCTTACCCTTCACCGCTTCCCTGCTCGGGGTAGGCTCGCCCTCGTGTATGATGTCGAAGTATATTTCCTTCCTCCCGAGGAGCTTGTTCTCCTTAATCTCGGTCACCTTAATCTCCATTTCGAACCACCTCCATCCTGGATAAGATGCGCGCACACCTGCGCTTGCATTCGGGTGTTACCTTTATAAGCACTACCCCCTCGTCGGGTTGACCGTAGAGGACTACCGAACCGGTGGGGGCGTAAAGTACGGCCGGAATGGCCGCCAGATCCTCCTCACCGTTCACCTTGATGTGAACACTCCGCCCTCTAAGGGCTATCCCGACACCTTTTCTGACGGCGTTTAATAAAGCTTTCGTCACGGTTCCCGGAGGATTTTTAACCGTCAAAACAACGGCATTTGAATCCACATCGGGGTTATAGTCCCTTCTTTTGGTTCTATGATCGTAGACCGCTAGGTTGGGTTCAATCCCCAATTTCAGAACGTTCTCCGTTACAACGTCCCCTACAGTCACTAAAAAAGCTCCCTTTATCCTGTCCTTGATTCTCAGATAGGGCTCCGGGATCTTCCCCCGGATGAGCTCGCCGAGGGGTTCCTTAAGCTCCTCTCTGAGCTGAGGGGTTAGAAGAAAGTAAAAGTCCGACATTTCATCTCACGCGGATTGCGTACTTTCCGGGCACTTTGGCAGCCTCGGGTATGCTCTCCCTGAGCTTTTTAGCTATCCTGCTCTCCGTGTCAATGATTATAACGAGATCGAACCACTCGTCGCTTAAATCCCTGCTCCCGCAGACGGGACAGCGGTCTTCGGTCGTTATGTAGTGGCAGTGCCTGCATGCTCTTTCTTTGGCCATGGATCACTCCTCCTTAGCTTTCTTTTTCTCCTTCTCTATCCAGTCCCTTTTACCGAGACCAGGCTGTCTCATGGTTAGGCCGATCTTGTTCTCCCTTATGACCCTGCTCTTGACGCTTATCGCTATTATCCTCGCCCTGACCTCGTCGCCAAGCTTTAGGAT contains:
- a CDS encoding pyruvate/oxaloacetate carboxyltransferase; translation: MARVEIIDTTFRDAHQSLIATRLQTEDMLAIAEKMDRIGFYSMEVWGGATFDVCIRYLNEDPWERLRLLRESIKKTKLQMLLRGQNVVGYKHYPDDVVEKFVELAHKNGIDIFRVFDALNDVRNMEVAIRKAKEVGAEVQGAIAYTTGKVFTLEYYMKKVEELLKLDVDVITIKDMAGLLTPWKAYELVSEIKETYGVPVNVHTHSTTGMAVATYMKAVEAGADYIDTAISPLAFGTAQPGIQTVWHALPEAVGSHLDRELIHEVSRYLKKLLDEKYSGLLHKEALMVNPYVLKYQVPGGMYSNLISQLREMKALDRLQEVLEEIPRVREDLGWPPLVTPTSQIVGTQAVLNVLFGRYERITEEVRNYIKGLYGRSPAEVNPELRKRVLGDEEPITVRPGELLEPMLEKCREELEKLGYLEKEEDVLTYCLFPQIAKEFFERRKRGIKTSPMPPGAQKLKLYVNGVEFEVGIEGVDLSALKYLPQIAGSAQTHTTASSIGTMPVSAPSVPSPVPTPAPVAPAAPAAPTPTPAGEGVVTAPMPGKILRILVKEGEQVKMGQGLLILEAMKMENEIPAPKDGVVKKILVKEGDTVNTGDPLMEIE
- a CDS encoding HVO_0476 family zinc finger protein, with translation MEEIFVCPECGSENVEVIRERGRELTLRCNDCGNVWHVTLPRLIKVPLVVSKHEVSFKTFAELPEDEEIKVGDIVETEDDEVRITGIELDENKRVNRARVEEVKTLWGESLTYPKVIKVSIYLPKGITQAFRVKVPRNEEFAVGEVVEVGGYTFKIEKIKTENKMLHHGKAKADKIVAIMGHHIPRARARRSLEIYRGYEEES
- a CDS encoding NfeD family protein — translated: MEALPIFLLILGLLIIILDMMVTAFITPIGVAFATLGLFLGFGMNFMESFVLALIAAVMAYIAVGRYIRRDVEDIGERERKYTFDPVGKVGKVVKVGEDHYLVELEGDRWIAISEDDLKPGDKVEVTGVDGVKLIVRKAKQ
- a CDS encoding thymidine kinase, with product MHPGGFLEIITGPMFAGKTTELIKRVERQAFAKRKVALFKPAIDTRYSAEEVVAHNGLSYGAYVVPTNEEGVELIREITLKEGLEVIGIDEVQFFPMKIVEVLNGLADEGVYVIASGLNLDFKGDPFPVTKELLVRADNIVYLTAVCTVCGRPATRSQRLIDGKPAPRNSPVIQVGGRESYEARCREHHIVPEG
- a CDS encoding SPFH domain-containing protein; the encoded protein is MGFAAVALLILGGFLLLLLVLGVKVIRPYQRGLVERLGKFNRILDPGVHFIIPFMERVKKVDMREHVIDVPPQEVICKDNVVVTVDAVVYYQILDPVKAVYNVSNFLMAIIKLAQTNLRAIIGEMELDETLSGRDIINARLREELDKITDRWGVKITRVEIQRIDPPKDIQEAMAKQMTAEREKRAMILLAEGKKEAAIREAEGQKQAAILKAEGEKQRQILIAEGQAQAIRKVLEALKMADEKYLTLQYIEKLPDLAKYGNLIVPYDTESLIGLLRILQKVKETPIPPAPPSNKEEPQGTEGDMGSEDVENLKKLME
- the guaB gene encoding IMP dehydrogenase; the encoded protein is MGKFEQKLVNALRAYTFDDVLLIPQATEVEPKDVDVSTKITPRIRLNIPILSAAMDTVTEWEMAVAMAREGGLGVIHRNMSIQEQVEQVKKVKRAERFIVEDVISISPEETVDYALFLMEKNDIDGLPVVEDGRVVGVISKKDIAVKQGKLVREVMTGEPITVPESVTAEEALQLMFEQGIDRLPVVDENGKLVGIITMSDLAKRRKYKNAVRDENGDLIVAAAVGPFDLERAKALDRAGADVIVVDTAHAHNLKAIKAMKEIRKAVDADLIVGNIANPKAVDDLTFADAVKVGIGPGSICTTRVVAGVGVPQVTAIALVADRAQEYSLHVIADGGIRYSGDIVKAIAAGADAVMLGSLLAGTKEAPGKEVVINGRRYKQYRGMGSLGAMMKGGAERYYQKGHMKTRKFVPEGVEGVVPYKGSVSDVLYQLVGGLRSGMGYVGAKNIKELKEKGEFVIITNAGIKESHPHDILITNEAPNYPVGK
- a CDS encoding phosphoadenosine phosphosulfate reductase domain-containing protein codes for the protein MGRPVFLGKAYINWCEKCNVPLIGDACAVHGEEGVFRLDITPPGDLRFAFEKDIEFISSVFREHFGVDVSKVLDGKIVLLNKLPSEDDAYEIIVDGYIFGYVKFDPIELRWRAGLKVEGAIALWKLYGKKMKKWVIVDKGAVEPIKRGANLLAVGVLEADPSIRVNDEVILVSEDGKVFATGIAKKDYEALIRGERGTGVKPKRQKMVMYREGRKATMEDVLRANSIALEEKVVKSREFMRRVASKYSDLPVAVAFSGGKDSLAVLGLALEEFGGDFTVFFNNTGIEFPETVEYVERLRKELEPRGIRFIVADAGDAFWRSLYVFSPPGRDYRWCCKVTKLGPITLAIKENYPKGVLMFVGQRKYESIKRFKQPRVWRNEWVPNEIGASPIFHWRAIEVWLYIFSRKLPYNPLYERGFDRIGCFLCPSASLAEFERLKREKPELWEKWFKALDYWRKRLNLPEEWITYGFWRWKKLSKGEKSIARKLGVEIPEERSWEPVRVEIRETPDGYELEFNTVLNKKRLLEVAPILGEVTVEGDIVKAGEVEFLTGTRKARAPNEEEAWSAYYLVKRAYECVGCGVCVGKCPENALSIDEKSKKIVVDWDSCVHCRECMEVCPLLKIKNPEEGSQL
- a CDS encoding DUF371 domain-containing protein, with the translated sequence MRRDAGNTTSSPKGKLVEVVRCRGHENVKATHRSTLEFTKENYLTPRGDCIICISADKGINDLSEEFRAALKEGRKLLIRIKVGGLVDEITAEGSPNLILDHPHSMVVRKSDYIDARTLAIRANKAAKDIDRKIIEKLRNPQTEALVELIIIDSDP